Proteins from one Bactrocera neohumeralis isolate Rockhampton chromosome 3, APGP_CSIRO_Bneo_wtdbg2-racon-allhic-juicebox.fasta_v2, whole genome shotgun sequence genomic window:
- the LOC126753255 gene encoding C-type lectin 37Db-like isoform X2, with translation MKAKYFVLLLCFAGVLSDAQNDGNTHPFKKIGEKYYIVFTGAKMNWFAAAHLCQTYNSDLATIDSETELNDLNFYLTTNGQIGKYFWIGGTDLAEEGRYISLSTGRPMIYTKFAAGQPDNYKEEDCLHLQAFSNIFYMNDYPCRGDGYPICEMRRVSKTCAQDTCDDISTSCALKTLVQAYLRAENTFSCRE, from the exons ATGAAAGCCAAGTATTTCGTTTTGTTATTGTGCTTTGCTGGCGTTTTGTCAGATGCTCAAAATGATG GTAATACCCACCCCTTCAAGAAAATTGGCGAAAAGTACTATATAGTATTTACTGGTGCAAAG ATGAATTGGTTCGCGGCCGCGCACCTCTGTCAAACATATAACAGTGATTTGGCCACAATCGATTCTGAAACCGAACTGAACGATCTGAACTTCTATTTAACTACAAATGGTCAAATAGGTAAATACTTTTGGATTGGTGGCACCGATTTGGCAGAAGAAGGCAGATATATCTCACTTAGCACTGGACGACCCATGATTTATACGAAATTTGCTGCCGGACAGCCAGACAATTACAAAGAAGAGGACTGCCTTCATCTTCAGGCTtttagtaatatattttatatgaatgaCTATCCATGTAGAGGAGATGGTTATCCCATTTGTGAAATGCGAAGAGTGTCTAAAACGTGTGCCCAAGACACCTGTGACGACATTTCTACGAGCTGTGCTTTAAAGACACTCGTGCAAGCATATTTGAGAGCGGAAAATACCTTTAGTTGCAGGGAGTAA
- the LOC126753255 gene encoding C-type lectin 37Db-like isoform X1, translated as MKAKYFVLLLCFAGVLSDAQNDDISGNTHPFKKIGEKYYIVFTGAKMNWFAAAHLCQTYNSDLATIDSETELNDLNFYLTTNGQIGKYFWIGGTDLAEEGRYISLSTGRPMIYTKFAAGQPDNYKEEDCLHLQAFSNIFYMNDYPCRGDGYPICEMRRVSKTCAQDTCDDISTSCALKTLVQAYLRAENTFSCRE; from the exons ATGAAAGCCAAGTATTTCGTTTTGTTATTGTGCTTTGCTGGCGTTTTGTCAGATGCTCAAAATGATG atATATCAGGTAATACCCACCCCTTCAAGAAAATTGGCGAAAAGTACTATATAGTATTTACTGGTGCAAAG ATGAATTGGTTCGCGGCCGCGCACCTCTGTCAAACATATAACAGTGATTTGGCCACAATCGATTCTGAAACCGAACTGAACGATCTGAACTTCTATTTAACTACAAATGGTCAAATAGGTAAATACTTTTGGATTGGTGGCACCGATTTGGCAGAAGAAGGCAGATATATCTCACTTAGCACTGGACGACCCATGATTTATACGAAATTTGCTGCCGGACAGCCAGACAATTACAAAGAAGAGGACTGCCTTCATCTTCAGGCTtttagtaatatattttatatgaatgaCTATCCATGTAGAGGAGATGGTTATCCCATTTGTGAAATGCGAAGAGTGTCTAAAACGTGTGCCCAAGACACCTGTGACGACATTTCTACGAGCTGTGCTTTAAAGACACTCGTGCAAGCATATTTGAGAGCGGAAAATACCTTTAGTTGCAGGGAGTAA